A single region of the Xenopus laevis strain J_2021 chromosome 4L, Xenopus_laevis_v10.1, whole genome shotgun sequence genome encodes:
- the LOC108713678 gene encoding uncharacterized protein LOC108713678 isoform X1 has protein sequence MRGLALLLLLGALKGCLLQNMQVSQIPAVSSTVGSTVTLQCHYTLSSTENVIIGWYKWYRHVPGGPEVSNDNGDYTGRVSRASQSELFNNRSANIQLHRVQSSDTGMYICEVTFVFSQTLQGHGNGTFLNVTGDVTAYPSVTVHRYFHVHHLVGAIILGTLISFAVYLSCRTQESKMSRRETRTVRLHRRTIHGTNWTIRANGQWSHDSAY, from the exons ATGAGAGGTCTGGCACTGCTCTTACTGCTGGGAGCCCTGAAAG GGTGTCTCTTGCAGAATATGCAGGTGTCCCAGATCCCAGCAGTGAGCAGCACAGTGGGCAGCACAGTCACCTTACAGTGTCACTATACACTCAGCAGCACTGAGAATGTGATCATCGGCTGGTACAAGTGGTACAGACATGTGCCGGGGGGGCCTGAGGTCTCTAATGATAATGGTGATTATACAGGCAGAGTCTCCAGAGCATCTCAGAGTGAATTATTCAATAACAGATCAGCCAACATCCAGCTGCACAGAGTGCAATCCTCAGACACTGGAATGTATATCTGTGAAGTTACATTTGTGTTCAGTCAGACTCTACAAGGACATGGGAATGGGACGTTCCTTAATGTGACAGGTGATGTGACAG cctaccCATCTGTTACTGTACACCGCTACTTCCATGTCCATCACCTTGTTGGAGCAATCATCCTTGGTACACTGATCTCATTTGCAGTTTATCTGAGCTGCAGAACACAAG AATCAAAGATGAGCAGAAGAGAAACACGCACAGTGCGGCTGCATAGGAGAACTATACACGGAACAAACTGGACAATAAGAGCAAATGGTCAATGGTCACATGATTCTGCCTACTGA
- the LOC108713678 gene encoding uncharacterized protein LOC108713678 isoform X2 yields the protein MRGLALLLLLGALKGCLLQNMQVSQIPAVSSTVGSTVTLQCHYTLSSTENVIIGWYKWYRHVPGGPEVSNDNGDYTGRVSRASQSELFNNRSANIQLHRVQSSDTGMYICEVTFVFSQTLQGHGNGTFLNVTGDVTAYPSVTVHRYFHVHHLVGAIILGTLISFAVYLSCRTQARIKDEQKRNTHSAAA from the exons ATGAGAGGTCTGGCACTGCTCTTACTGCTGGGAGCCCTGAAAG GGTGTCTCTTGCAGAATATGCAGGTGTCCCAGATCCCAGCAGTGAGCAGCACAGTGGGCAGCACAGTCACCTTACAGTGTCACTATACACTCAGCAGCACTGAGAATGTGATCATCGGCTGGTACAAGTGGTACAGACATGTGCCGGGGGGGCCTGAGGTCTCTAATGATAATGGTGATTATACAGGCAGAGTCTCCAGAGCATCTCAGAGTGAATTATTCAATAACAGATCAGCCAACATCCAGCTGCACAGAGTGCAATCCTCAGACACTGGAATGTATATCTGTGAAGTTACATTTGTGTTCAGTCAGACTCTACAAGGACATGGGAATGGGACGTTCCTTAATGTGACAGGTGATGTGACAG cctaccCATCTGTTACTGTACACCGCTACTTCCATGTCCATCACCTTGTTGGAGCAATCATCCTTGGTACACTGATCTCATTTGCAGTTTATCTGAGCTGCAGAACACAAG CAAGAATCAAAGATGAGCAGAAGAGAAACACGCACAGTGCGGCTGCATAG